In the Streptomyces sp. f51 genome, one interval contains:
- a CDS encoding helicase-related protein has protein sequence MATVVAATDAGDGVDLVVRRSDGTLTDVALSFAELHAAVVPVNDADGDPARALAALWGRWMQYAVPRIRSAVLATRPLRPYAHQDEAVFSHMLAQPRLRFLLADEPGTGKTIMTGMYIAEGTRRGLIPGRTVIIVPAHLVEKWKRDLRRYFAIEAATVTPDVARDPRDLDPRVSVWVVSVDLYTYNTDVRRKISGARASWSLTVFDEAHRLTPTSQYLGAARDVASRTHHFLLLTATPHRGKEHYFRGLLSLLDPTLYPWDPRQTEYDNALRPSTLSFLRRMKEELKDFEGNDLFPPRYAETVSVDLSGPELAAYTAVMDYVDTYYGENATLARSIYGKRAASAMVAAAATIARRHEALKGPASGRVDGPIPDEFTQGDGSVNLAVEDDEAWERAEGIVVNARSRSKSEELTAIDGVIAIIRLATTAGPSTKWLRTQKLLTHHGIAPGQGQLLIFTEFADTARWLASQFSHDGYSVETLEGAVRHHERDQLQQRFLAGEFQVLVSTDAGGEGIDLQSAHVMINWDIPWSLVRLEQRMGRLHRIGQTKPVHIYHLVAPDTREGRVQEVMLGNLEAAGKALDGRIFDLLDATAARAGFDYTRALIDAQAGQAVTVPDTAELLSKAQELVSDEDRLHTPANTEAALDRFRSDRLEAINPVIVDGFVDQLALAEQWRLGPGPAKGIRRVNSARLLPPTLGGEHEALVAADGSSVRQAINDGSQGLDDVIVLGPTEESFAELTDLALRAGESELIRGTVLSDPASLTNYTVLVYDAEVEVHDGVRRQRRKSPVLIRYSGAGAFESAWESLMLLRPIGASHVAPPLSPALRHDSELEARAALTREVVRARAEREAWVDKARQQLDQVEYRYMDELEDLPAIERRERMSRFEELKRHRLAQLDDIDKVGQSAPRLVGWAHVIGEARADQLGYDPDSEAVAVATVLAELDRLGFDVDDRQTAGVGYDLLARHRTTREQRLVEVKGFHAGLEPVWLEQHEWAQAQQRGQDYWLYVVADCAISPTVLVRAQDPAGLLATGPRRIERFQIKVADLRRLMGEQR, from the coding sequence ATGGCTACCGTCGTCGCGGCTACCGATGCTGGCGATGGCGTCGACCTCGTCGTGCGCCGCAGCGACGGCACACTCACCGACGTTGCGCTGAGCTTTGCTGAATTGCATGCGGCTGTCGTTCCTGTCAATGATGCCGATGGCGATCCTGCCCGAGCGCTGGCCGCGCTGTGGGGCCGGTGGATGCAGTACGCCGTCCCCCGTATCCGTTCTGCTGTCCTTGCCACGCGCCCGCTGCGGCCGTATGCGCACCAGGACGAGGCCGTATTCAGCCACATGCTGGCCCAGCCACGCCTGCGATTCCTGCTCGCCGATGAACCGGGCACCGGCAAGACGATCATGACAGGCATGTACATCGCCGAGGGTACGCGGCGAGGTTTGATACCTGGCAGAACGGTGATCATCGTACCCGCGCACCTCGTGGAGAAGTGGAAGCGGGACTTGCGTCGCTACTTCGCGATTGAGGCGGCGACGGTCACTCCTGACGTGGCCAGGGACCCTCGTGACCTCGACCCGCGCGTCAGTGTGTGGGTTGTGAGTGTGGACCTGTACACGTACAACACGGACGTTCGGCGCAAGATCTCCGGGGCCCGGGCATCGTGGTCGCTCACGGTCTTCGATGAGGCGCACCGACTGACGCCTACTTCTCAGTACCTCGGCGCCGCAAGGGATGTGGCGAGCCGCACCCACCACTTTCTGCTGCTGACCGCAACGCCGCACCGGGGCAAGGAGCACTACTTCCGTGGCCTGCTCAGCCTCCTCGACCCCACGCTGTACCCCTGGGACCCGCGACAGACCGAGTACGACAATGCGCTGAGGCCCTCGACATTGTCCTTTTTGCGGAGGATGAAGGAGGAGCTGAAGGACTTCGAGGGGAATGATCTCTTCCCGCCTCGGTACGCCGAGACTGTGTCGGTCGACCTCAGCGGCCCCGAGCTCGCGGCCTACACAGCGGTGATGGACTACGTCGACACTTACTACGGCGAGAACGCAACCCTGGCCCGCTCGATCTACGGTAAGCGAGCCGCTTCTGCAATGGTGGCCGCTGCCGCCACGATCGCGCGGCGGCACGAGGCCCTCAAGGGCCCAGCGTCCGGCCGAGTCGACGGCCCCATACCTGACGAGTTCACTCAGGGGGACGGTTCAGTGAACCTTGCCGTCGAGGACGACGAGGCATGGGAGCGTGCCGAGGGCATAGTCGTTAATGCTCGCAGCCGCAGCAAGAGCGAAGAGCTCACGGCGATTGACGGGGTCATCGCTATCATTCGACTGGCCACGACCGCTGGCCCGTCCACGAAGTGGCTCCGCACCCAGAAGCTTCTCACCCACCACGGCATCGCACCGGGGCAAGGCCAGCTGCTCATCTTTACCGAGTTCGCCGACACTGCCCGCTGGCTCGCCAGTCAGTTCAGCCACGACGGGTATAGCGTCGAGACCCTCGAGGGTGCAGTCAGGCACCATGAGCGCGACCAGCTCCAGCAGCGGTTTCTCGCCGGTGAGTTCCAGGTCCTCGTCTCCACCGACGCCGGCGGCGAGGGCATCGACCTGCAGTCCGCGCACGTCATGATCAACTGGGACATTCCGTGGTCCCTTGTCCGCCTCGAACAGCGCATGGGCCGATTGCACCGTATCGGCCAGACCAAGCCGGTGCACATCTACCACCTCGTTGCGCCAGATACCCGTGAGGGTCGGGTCCAGGAGGTCATGCTCGGCAACCTGGAGGCCGCCGGCAAGGCGCTCGACGGACGGATCTTCGATCTGCTCGACGCGACCGCCGCCCGTGCTGGCTTCGACTACACCCGCGCGCTCATCGACGCTCAAGCCGGTCAGGCCGTCACGGTTCCCGATACAGCCGAGTTGTTGTCCAAGGCGCAAGAGTTGGTCAGCGACGAGGACCGGCTCCACACGCCCGCTAACACCGAGGCCGCGCTCGATCGGTTCCGTAGCGATCGCCTCGAGGCGATCAACCCCGTCATAGTTGACGGCTTCGTCGACCAGCTCGCCCTTGCCGAGCAGTGGCGCCTCGGCCCGGGGCCGGCCAAGGGCATCCGCCGTGTCAACTCGGCCCGGCTGCTGCCGCCAACCCTCGGCGGTGAGCACGAGGCGCTGGTCGCTGCTGACGGTTCTTCCGTTCGGCAGGCGATCAATGACGGCTCTCAGGGACTGGACGACGTCATCGTGCTTGGGCCTACCGAAGAGTCGTTCGCTGAACTGACCGACCTTGCGCTGCGTGCCGGCGAGAGCGAGCTCATCCGGGGCACGGTGCTCAGCGACCCCGCGTCGCTGACGAACTACACCGTCCTGGTCTACGACGCCGAGGTCGAGGTACACGACGGCGTCCGCCGGCAGCGGCGAAAGTCCCCGGTCCTAATCCGGTACTCCGGCGCTGGAGCATTCGAGAGCGCTTGGGAGTCCCTCATGTTGCTCCGGCCAATCGGTGCCAGCCATGTCGCGCCGCCCCTGTCGCCGGCGCTGAGGCACGACAGCGAACTGGAAGCCCGTGCTGCGCTCACGCGCGAGGTCGTCCGCGCGCGGGCTGAGCGGGAGGCGTGGGTCGACAAGGCGCGCCAGCAGCTTGACCAGGTCGAGTACCGCTACATGGATGAGCTCGAGGATCTGCCCGCCATCGAACGGCGTGAGCGGATGTCTCGCTTCGAGGAGCTCAAGCGTCACCGTCTCGCGCAGCTTGATGACATCGACAAGGTCGGGCAGAGCGCTCCCCGCTTGGTTGGTTGGGCACACGTCATCGGTGAGGCCCGTGCCGATCAGCTCGGCTACGACCCGGACAGCGAGGCGGTCGCGGTGGCCACCGTTCTGGCCGAGCTGGACCGGCTTGGTTTCGACGTGGACGACCGTCAGACCGCCGGCGTCGGCTACGACCTGCTCGCCCGGCACCGCACGACCCGAGAACAACGCCTCGTTGAGGTCAAGGGCTTCCACGCAGGCTTGGAGCCGGTGTGGCTGGAGCAGCACGAGTGGGCTCAGGCGCAGCAGCGTGGCCAGGACTACTGGCTCTACGTCGTTGCCGATTGCGCCATATCGCCGACAGTCCTCGTCCGCGCCCAGGACCCGGCTGGATTGCTAGCCACCGGGCCACGGCGCATCGAGCGGTTTCAGATCAAGGTTGCCGACCTTCGTCGGCTGATGGGAGAGCAACGGTGA
- a CDS encoding nuclease-related domain-containing protein gives MNGLRVVPARRHGQERLYVCGTDGRSVAWYDRDTARVNLLSEDRREDVLLVLGPFLTGPVTVGPPPVPTPAELARLALHPDDDLAPNRPGEALVVDLDRDPGPAHRLRPDLRRRALAAEQTVGAALDRLEGGGWHTLHSLPLPGGDRIHHLLIGPAGLFAVHALYAHKQRVRVDGPMVTVGRREARPLLRRVRADADRASHALTAEVRAVLAVAGPARLDAPASAREVRVLRDTDLAGLARLGGVLKPADVEALHALARDRRTWLRL, from the coding sequence ATGAACGGACTGCGCGTCGTACCGGCCCGGCGGCACGGACAGGAGCGCCTGTACGTCTGCGGGACCGACGGCAGGAGCGTCGCCTGGTACGACCGTGACACGGCCAGGGTCAACCTGCTCAGCGAGGACCGGCGCGAGGACGTGCTCCTCGTCCTGGGCCCGTTCCTGACCGGCCCGGTGACGGTCGGACCGCCGCCCGTCCCCACCCCGGCCGAACTGGCCCGCCTGGCCCTCCACCCGGACGACGACCTCGCGCCGAACCGGCCCGGCGAGGCCCTGGTGGTCGACCTCGACCGGGACCCCGGCCCCGCGCACCGGTTGCGCCCCGACCTGCGACGCCGCGCGCTCGCCGCGGAACAGACCGTCGGCGCGGCCCTCGACCGGCTGGAGGGAGGCGGCTGGCACACCCTGCACTCGCTCCCGCTCCCCGGCGGCGACCGCATCCACCATCTGCTGATCGGCCCCGCCGGCCTCTTCGCCGTGCACGCCCTGTACGCCCACAAGCAGCGCGTCCGCGTCGACGGCCCGATGGTCACCGTCGGCCGCCGCGAAGCACGCCCGCTGCTGCGCCGGGTCCGCGCCGACGCCGACCGCGCGTCCCACGCCCTGACCGCCGAGGTCCGCGCCGTCCTCGCCGTGGCCGGACCCGCCCGCCTGGACGCGCCGGCGTCCGCGCGCGAGGTCCGCGTCCTGCGGGACACCGACCTGGCGGGCCTGGCCCGGCTCGGCGGGGTGCTCAAACCGGCGGACGTGGAGGCCCTGCACGCGCTGGCCCGGGACCGGCGCACCTGGCTGAGGCTCTGA
- a CDS encoding HAMP domain-containing sensor histidine kinase produces MRRPLRLPHWTATLTWKAAAFIAVMCCCLVALLGALVHVSVTEQTVGEARDRALGRLADVTAAYEAGDRLPPDAGVDPPGLPPRLRELAADGKRGTMVGEHDAHPTMWAAGPAGGGRALAVQFDYAQGAHAIDALDRAIVWSSALAIGVTLLVGVFAVTRVTRRLHATARVARRISAGDLDARVNDPRAQDPSRPQDEVAAVAGALDTMASSLQGKLLSEQRFTADVAHELRTPLTGLHAAAELLPPGRPTELVRDRVATLRMLTEDLLEISRLDARTERLELDSEPLVPLAERVVRASGTDTEVRVVRGVRVETDRRRLERVLGNLVANAHKHGRGPVVLTLDGPVVTVRDHGDGYPGYLLEHGPQRFRTEGGAKGHGLGLTIALGQAEVLGARLEFADAPDGGAVATLTLPQDGRREPGVSDGGA; encoded by the coding sequence ATGAGGCGGCCGCTGCGTCTGCCGCACTGGACCGCCACCCTCACCTGGAAGGCGGCGGCGTTCATCGCGGTGATGTGCTGCTGTCTCGTGGCCCTCCTCGGCGCCCTGGTGCACGTCTCGGTGACCGAGCAGACGGTCGGCGAGGCACGCGACCGCGCGCTCGGCCGGCTCGCCGACGTCACCGCGGCCTACGAGGCGGGCGACCGGCTGCCGCCGGACGCGGGCGTCGACCCTCCCGGGCTGCCCCCGCGGCTGCGGGAGCTGGCGGCGGACGGCAAGCGGGGCACGATGGTCGGCGAGCACGACGCGCATCCCACGATGTGGGCGGCCGGGCCCGCCGGCGGAGGTCGGGCGCTGGCCGTCCAGTTCGACTATGCCCAGGGCGCGCACGCCATCGACGCCCTGGACCGGGCGATCGTGTGGTCCTCGGCCCTGGCGATCGGCGTGACCCTGCTGGTCGGCGTGTTCGCGGTGACCCGGGTGACGCGCCGGCTGCACGCGACGGCGCGGGTGGCACGGCGGATCAGCGCGGGCGACCTGGACGCGCGCGTCAACGACCCGCGGGCCCAGGACCCGTCGCGGCCGCAGGACGAGGTGGCCGCGGTCGCGGGCGCGCTCGACACGATGGCGTCCTCGCTCCAGGGCAAGCTGCTGAGCGAGCAGCGTTTCACGGCGGACGTGGCGCACGAGCTGCGTACGCCGCTGACCGGGCTGCACGCGGCGGCCGAACTGCTCCCGCCCGGGCGGCCCACGGAGCTGGTGCGCGACCGGGTGGCCACGCTGCGCATGCTCACCGAGGACCTTCTGGAGATCTCCCGGCTGGACGCCCGTACCGAGCGTCTGGAGCTGGACTCGGAGCCGCTGGTGCCCCTGGCCGAACGGGTGGTGCGCGCGTCGGGGACCGACACCGAGGTCCGGGTGGTGCGGGGTGTGCGGGTCGAGACCGACCGGCGGCGGCTGGAGCGGGTGCTCGGGAACCTGGTGGCGAACGCCCACAAGCACGGCAGGGGGCCGGTGGTGCTGACCCTGGACGGCCCGGTCGTCACCGTACGGGACCACGGGGACGGGTATCCCGGCTATCTCCTGGAGCACGGTCCGCAGCGCTTCCGTACCGAGGGCGGTGCGAAGGGCCACGGGCTCGGCCTGACGATCGCGCTCGGCCAGGCGGAGGTCCTGGGTGCGCGGCTGGAGTTCGCCGACGCGCCGGACGGCGGTGCGGTGGCCACGCTGACGCTCCCTCAGGACGGCCGGAGGGAGCCGGGCGTCTCCGATGGCGGAGCGTGA
- a CDS encoding FtsW/RodA/SpoVE family cell cycle protein, whose product MILPGMSGTAVAVDPAPPAERLPRRRGIELALIVVAVLLCVYGYCAVGLARHGTVPPGAAGYGAGLGVLALLAHVAVRLRAPYADPLLLPIAVLLNGLGLVLIYRLDLETPHDRAAPIQLIWSTLGVAFFIVVVFCLRDHRVLQRYTYVSVVGALALLVLPIFFPAVNGARIWIRIAGFSIQPGEFAKVLLAVFFAGYLAANRNALAYSGRQIWRFRRLQLPTGRVLGPIVAIWLLSVLVLVLERDLGTSLLFFGLFVILLYVATGRTGWIAVGLLLACLGAVAVGRLEPHVHSRVQDWLDPFASITAGQGPNQLAQSLFAFAAGGMLGTGLGLGHSVLIGFAAKSDFILATAGEELGLAGLLAVFVLYALLVERGYRAGLALRDPFGRLLAVGLASIVALQVFVIAGGVTGLIPLTGMAMPFLAQGGSSVVTNWIIVALLIRISDCARGQYDGTPAP is encoded by the coding sequence ATGATCCTGCCCGGAATGTCCGGAACGGCCGTGGCGGTGGACCCGGCCCCTCCCGCTGAACGCCTGCCCCGACGCCGTGGCATCGAGCTCGCCCTCATCGTCGTCGCCGTCCTGCTCTGCGTGTACGGCTACTGCGCCGTGGGTCTCGCCAGGCACGGCACCGTTCCGCCCGGCGCCGCCGGTTACGGCGCCGGGCTCGGCGTGCTCGCGCTGCTCGCCCATGTCGCCGTGCGCCTGCGGGCCCCGTACGCCGATCCGCTGCTGCTGCCCATCGCCGTGCTCCTCAACGGCCTGGGCCTGGTGCTGATCTACCGGCTCGACCTGGAGACCCCGCACGACCGGGCGGCGCCGATCCAGCTCATCTGGTCGACGCTGGGCGTGGCGTTCTTCATCGTCGTGGTCTTCTGTCTGCGCGACCACCGGGTCCTCCAGCGCTACACCTACGTCTCGGTGGTCGGCGCCCTCGCCCTGCTCGTCCTGCCGATCTTCTTCCCTGCGGTGAACGGCGCCCGCATCTGGATCAGGATCGCCGGATTCTCCATCCAGCCGGGCGAGTTCGCGAAGGTCCTGCTCGCCGTCTTCTTCGCCGGCTACCTCGCCGCCAACCGCAACGCGCTCGCCTACAGCGGCCGGCAGATCTGGCGGTTCCGGCGGCTCCAGCTGCCCACCGGCCGCGTCCTCGGCCCGATCGTGGCGATCTGGCTGCTCAGCGTCCTGGTCCTGGTCCTGGAGCGGGACCTCGGAACCTCGCTGCTCTTCTTCGGCCTGTTCGTGATCCTGCTCTACGTCGCCACCGGCCGCACCGGATGGATCGCGGTCGGGCTGCTGCTCGCCTGCCTCGGCGCGGTCGCGGTCGGGCGTCTGGAACCGCATGTGCACAGCCGGGTCCAGGACTGGCTGGATCCCTTCGCTTCGATCACCGCGGGCCAGGGACCCAACCAACTCGCCCAGTCGCTCTTCGCGTTCGCCGCCGGCGGGATGCTCGGCACCGGCCTCGGGCTCGGCCATTCGGTCCTGATCGGCTTCGCCGCCAAGTCCGACTTCATCCTGGCCACCGCGGGCGAGGAACTGGGACTGGCCGGACTGCTCGCCGTCTTCGTCCTCTACGCCCTCCTCGTCGAGCGCGGCTACCGCGCGGGCCTCGCGCTGCGCGACCCGTTCGGGCGGCTGCTCGCGGTCGGCCTCGCCTCGATCGTGGCGCTCCAGGTCTTCGTCATCGCGGGGGGCGTGACCGGGCTGATCCCGCTGACCGGCATGGCGATGCCGTTCCTCGCCCAGGGCGGCTCCTCGGTCGTCACCAACTGGATCATCGTGGCCCTGCTCATCCGGATCAGCGACTGCGCCCGCGGTCAGTACGACGGGACACCGGCACCGTGA
- a CDS encoding GNAT family N-acetyltransferase: protein MSDLRFRPATAQDLSTLVRLRDDAARWMNSRGTTGQWQPGELDEDHFRRIMKDGEVWVAQLDGRTVGAWELWWSDPDAWGPQPPMAGYIHRLMTDHTHAPTGTGRRLLRAAEHRVAETGRRLARLDCLATNTRLTEYYIAAGYRTTGHKNSKPQPTGTPKSFTLLEKPLR, encoded by the coding sequence ATGAGCGATCTCAGGTTCCGCCCGGCCACAGCCCAAGACCTCTCCACCCTGGTGCGCCTGCGCGACGACGCCGCCCGCTGGATGAACTCCCGTGGCACCACGGGCCAATGGCAGCCCGGTGAACTGGACGAGGACCACTTCCGCCGGATCATGAAGGACGGAGAGGTGTGGGTCGCGCAGCTCGACGGCCGCACAGTGGGCGCCTGGGAACTGTGGTGGTCGGACCCGGACGCCTGGGGCCCACAGCCCCCGATGGCCGGATACATACACCGCCTGATGACCGACCACACCCACGCCCCGACGGGAACGGGCCGCCGCCTCCTCCGGGCAGCCGAACACCGAGTGGCGGAGACGGGCCGCCGCCTGGCCCGCCTCGACTGCCTGGCGACCAACACCCGCCTGACCGAGTACTACATCGCGGCGGGCTACAGGACAACGGGCCACAAGAACTCAAAACCCCAACCAACAGGCACCCCCAAGTCCTTCACGCTCCTGGAAAAACCCCTGCGCTGA
- a CDS encoding dual specificity protein phosphatase family protein: MRTRRRYPDVPVPESPWSEIVPGLWMGGHEFAGRSGHPQSAVVRDEFDLVLTLLRQPGHGPDAGVEHHVWPIPDGPLDGTQLTGVMRLARAADDALEDGRRVLVRCYHGYNRSGLVVAHALVLAGHTTDDAIRLIRARRSPWALHNELFVEYLRAGLSTARLLEELAE, translated from the coding sequence TTGCGAACTCGCAGAAGATATCCGGATGTTCCGGTCCCGGAGAGCCCGTGGAGTGAGATCGTGCCCGGTCTGTGGATGGGCGGGCACGAGTTCGCCGGACGTTCGGGGCATCCGCAATCGGCCGTCGTACGCGATGAGTTCGACCTCGTCCTGACGCTGCTGCGGCAGCCGGGGCACGGCCCCGACGCGGGGGTCGAGCATCATGTGTGGCCGATCCCGGACGGGCCGCTCGACGGTACGCAGCTGACCGGGGTCATGCGGCTCGCGCGGGCCGCGGACGACGCGCTGGAGGACGGGCGCAGGGTGCTCGTCCGCTGCTATCACGGGTACAACCGCTCGGGGCTGGTCGTCGCCCACGCGCTCGTGCTGGCGGGGCACACCACCGACGACGCGATACGGCTGATCAGGGCCCGGCGCTCGCCCTGGGCGCTGCACAACGAGCTGTTCGTGGAGTATCTGCGGGCCGGGCTGTCCACGGCCCGGCTCCTGGAAGAGCTCGCGGAATAG
- a CDS encoding SH3 domain-containing protein — MSLRSTYTRIGMALAAGSLVALAGATPALADGDGGNGSGDNHQSSNGTGGHQWNNGGGGGGDGREQGTGSGGHSWNNGGGGGGNQNWTNGGDGGGGGGNGHSWNNGGGGGGGTGREPSNGNGNGRGDGNGRGDGNGRGDGNGRGDGNGRGDGFGQSNQNNPRLYQGRITARGGLALRSSPTRGSQLIRVARQGEIVSIFCKTPGENVGGNPLWYLLTDGTWAWGAARYIDNIGPSPRWC, encoded by the coding sequence ATGTCCCTGCGGTCCACGTACACCCGAATCGGTATGGCCCTCGCCGCCGGCAGCCTCGTCGCCCTCGCCGGTGCCACCCCCGCCCTCGCCGACGGCGACGGCGGCAACGGAAGCGGTGACAACCACCAGTCGAGCAACGGCACCGGCGGCCACCAGTGGAACAACGGGGGCGGCGGAGGCGGTGACGGCCGGGAGCAGGGCACCGGCAGCGGCGGCCACTCGTGGAACAACGGGGGCGGCGGCGGGGGCAACCAGAACTGGACCAACGGCGGCGACGGCGGTGGCGGTGGCGGCAACGGCCACTCGTGGAACAACGGCGGCGGCGGAGGGGGCGGCACGGGGCGCGAACCGTCCAACGGGAACGGGAACGGCCGAGGTGACGGGAACGGCCGAGGTGACGGGAACGGGCGGGGCGACGGGAACGGGCGGGGCGACGGGAACGGGCGGGGCGACGGCTTCGGTCAGAGCAACCAGAACAACCCGCGCCTGTACCAGGGCCGGATCACCGCCCGCGGCGGCCTGGCCCTGCGCAGCTCCCCGACCCGCGGCAGCCAGCTCATCCGGGTCGCGCGGCAGGGGGAGATCGTCTCCATCTTCTGCAAGACCCCGGGCGAGAACGTCGGCGGCAACCCGCTGTGGTACCTCCTCACCGACGGCACCTGGGCCTGGGGCGCCGCCCGCTACATCGACAACATCGGTCCGTCGCCCCGCTGGTGCTGA
- a CDS encoding Ku protein, with translation MLHVRSIWNGAISFGLVSIPIKVVNATESHAISFRQIHLDDGGRIRYRKVCELEDSEVSTAEIGKAYEDADGTLIPITDEDLASLPIPTTRTIEIVAFVPADRIDPLQMDTAYYLAANGVPAAKPYVLLREALKRSQKVAVAKFALRGRERLGMLRVVDDVIAMHGLLWPDEIRATDEVAPDAAITVRDKELDLADALMDTLGEVDLADLHDDYREAVEEMVTAKAEGHEAPASPSGEKAGGKVLDLMAALEKSVRAAKESRGEDAGEEADVTPLTSGKSTARGSTRSAPKEVGGKKSTSAAKRTAARKTTARKSTAKSAPESEPASGTTAAKRSGGTASSRTAAKKTTAKKTATKKTAAKKAAPRKRASA, from the coding sequence ATGCTGCACGTGCGATCCATATGGAACGGCGCCATCTCCTTCGGCCTGGTGAGCATCCCCATCAAGGTCGTGAACGCCACCGAGAGCCACGCGATCTCCTTCCGCCAGATCCACCTCGACGACGGCGGCCGCATCCGCTACCGCAAGGTCTGCGAGCTGGAGGACAGCGAGGTCTCGACCGCGGAGATCGGCAAGGCGTACGAGGACGCCGACGGCACCCTCATCCCGATCACGGACGAGGACCTCGCCTCGCTGCCCATCCCGACCACGCGGACGATCGAGATCGTGGCCTTCGTCCCGGCCGACCGCATCGACCCCCTCCAGATGGACACGGCGTACTACCTGGCCGCGAACGGCGTCCCGGCCGCCAAGCCGTACGTCCTGCTGCGCGAGGCACTCAAACGCAGCCAGAAGGTCGCCGTGGCGAAGTTCGCGCTGCGCGGCCGGGAGCGGCTCGGCATGCTGCGCGTCGTCGACGACGTCATCGCCATGCACGGCCTGCTCTGGCCGGACGAGATCCGCGCCACCGACGAGGTCGCCCCGGACGCCGCCATCACGGTCCGGGACAAGGAACTCGACCTGGCCGACGCCCTGATGGACACCCTCGGCGAGGTCGACCTCGCCGACCTGCACGACGACTACCGCGAGGCCGTGGAGGAAATGGTCACCGCGAAGGCCGAGGGCCACGAGGCACCCGCGTCCCCCTCGGGGGAGAAGGCGGGCGGCAAGGTGCTCGACCTGATGGCGGCGCTGGAGAAGAGCGTGCGCGCGGCCAAGGAGTCGCGGGGCGAGGACGCGGGGGAGGAGGCCGACGTCACCCCGCTGACGTCCGGCAAGTCCACGGCCCGCGGGTCGACCCGTTCGGCGCCCAAGGAGGTCGGCGGCAAGAAGTCGACGTCCGCGGCGAAGAGGACGGCGGCCAGGAAGACGACGGCGAGGAAGTCGACGGCCAAGTCGGCGCCGGAGTCGGAGCCGGCCTCGGGCACGACCGCCGCGAAACGGTCCGGCGGCACGGCGTCCTCCCGTACGGCGGCCAAGAAGACCACGGCGAAGAAGACCGCGACGAAGAAGACGGCCGCGAAGAAGGCGGCACCGCGCAAGCGGGCGTCGGCCTGA
- the ligD gene encoding non-homologous end-joining DNA ligase, giving the protein MTPITEVEGRRLALTNLDKVLHPATGFTKGEVLHYYATVADVLLPHLRDRPVSFLRYPDGPDGQVFFTKNVPPGTPAWVTTAEVPRTEGPARMVLVQDLPSLVWAANLVTEFHTPQWTIGTPGIADRIMFDLDPGAPATVVECCEVALWLRERLAADGVEAYAKSSGSKGLHLLAAVAPTPSADVSAYAKELAVEAEKALPRQVVHRMTRSLRPGKVFVDWSQNAGRKTTATPYTLRARAEPAVSAPVTWEEVEGCGSPAQLAFQAADIAPRVRDFGDLLAPLFDPERAGRLP; this is encoded by the coding sequence ATGACGCCGATCACGGAGGTGGAGGGCAGAAGGCTCGCGCTCACCAATCTCGACAAGGTCCTCCACCCGGCCACCGGCTTCACCAAGGGCGAGGTGCTGCACTACTACGCCACGGTGGCGGACGTGCTCCTGCCGCATCTGCGGGACCGGCCGGTCTCCTTCCTGCGCTATCCGGACGGGCCGGACGGCCAGGTCTTCTTCACCAAGAACGTTCCGCCCGGTACGCCCGCCTGGGTCACCACCGCCGAGGTCCCGCGCACCGAGGGGCCCGCGCGCATGGTTCTCGTCCAGGACCTGCCCTCGCTCGTGTGGGCGGCGAACCTCGTGACGGAGTTCCACACGCCCCAGTGGACGATCGGCACGCCCGGGATCGCCGACCGGATCATGTTCGACCTCGACCCGGGGGCGCCGGCGACGGTCGTGGAGTGCTGCGAGGTGGCGCTGTGGCTGCGTGAGCGGCTGGCCGCGGACGGTGTCGAGGCGTACGCGAAGTCGTCCGGGTCGAAGGGGCTGCATCTGCTGGCGGCCGTCGCGCCGACTCCGTCCGCCGACGTCAGCGCGTACGCGAAGGAGCTGGCCGTGGAGGCGGAGAAGGCGCTGCCCCGGCAGGTCGTGCACCGGATGACGCGGAGCCTGCGGCCGGGAAAGGTGTTCGTGGACTGGAGCCAGAACGCGGGCCGCAAGACGACCGCCACCCCCTACACGCTACGGGCCAGGGCGGAGCCGGCCGTGTCGGCACCCGTGACCTGGGAGGAGGTCGAGGGATGCGGGTCTCCCGCCCAACTGGCCTTCCAAGCGGCGGACATCGCACCCCGGGTGCGGGACTTCGGCGATCTCCTGGCCCCGCTTTTCGACCCGGAGCGCGCCGGACGGCTTCCCTGA